From one Haloferax marinisediminis genomic stretch:
- a CDS encoding 2,5-diamino-6-(ribosylamino)-4(3H)-pyrimidinone 5'-phosphate reductase has protein sequence MHVHVNAATSADGKLSSRRREQVKISGSDDFARVDEVRAASDAVLVGVGTVLADDPHLTLDDSSLIDARESRGESPHPARVVADSRARTPTDARILDDEATTYVLVSEDAPETRCESLEAAGAAVVVAGEERVSFPAAFDALESHGVERLMVEGGGEVIFSLFAAELVDELTLYVGSMIIGGRDAPTLADGEGFVEEFPRLSLQSVERVDDGVLLTYTC, from the coding sequence ATGCACGTCCACGTGAACGCTGCCACGAGTGCCGACGGAAAACTGTCGTCACGCCGCCGCGAGCAGGTGAAGATTAGCGGCAGCGACGACTTCGCTCGCGTGGACGAGGTTCGAGCGGCTTCAGATGCGGTGCTCGTCGGTGTCGGCACCGTTCTCGCCGACGACCCACACCTCACGCTCGATGATTCCTCACTCATCGATGCACGCGAGTCGCGGGGAGAGTCACCCCATCCCGCCAGAGTCGTCGCCGACTCGCGTGCCCGGACACCGACCGACGCGCGAATTCTCGACGACGAAGCGACGACGTACGTGCTCGTCTCCGAGGACGCGCCCGAAACACGTTGCGAGAGCCTCGAAGCTGCCGGCGCAGCCGTCGTGGTCGCGGGCGAGGAGCGTGTCTCGTTCCCAGCGGCGTTCGACGCGCTCGAATCGCACGGCGTGGAGCGACTGATGGTCGAAGGCGGTGGGGAAGTTATCTTCTCACTGTTCGCGGCCGAGCTCGTCGACGAGCTCACGCTCTACGTCGGGTCGATGATTATCGGTGGCCGCGACGCGCCGACGCTCGCCGATGGGGAGGGATTCGTCGAAGAGTTCCCCCGACTGTCACTCCAGTCGGTCGAACGAGTCGACGACGGCGTTCTCCTGACGTACACCTGTTGA
- the trxA gene encoding thioredoxin gives MSTPTSTSAPIHVESSDHLDELIADNDIVLVDYHAEWCGPCKMLEPTVKEIADETAAIVAKVDIDELQELARDKQIRSVPTLQFYANGEKAHQVIGVQSKDDLVGIIEQLA, from the coding sequence ATGAGCACACCCACATCGACCAGCGCCCCCATCCACGTCGAGAGTTCGGACCACCTCGACGAACTCATCGCGGACAACGACATCGTCCTCGTCGACTACCACGCCGAGTGGTGTGGCCCCTGCAAGATGCTCGAGCCGACCGTCAAGGAGATTGCCGACGAGACGGCCGCCATCGTTGCGAAAGTCGACATCGACGAACTACAGGAACTCGCCCGTGACAAGCAGATTCGCAGCGTCCCGACGCTCCAGTTCTACGCGAACGGCGAGAAGGCCCACCAAGTCATCGGCGTCCAGAGCAAGGACGACCTCGTTGGCATCATCGAACAACTCGCCTGA
- a CDS encoding DUF7510 family protein, with the protein MTNDETPETDEDVSFSVTIEDGWTTILMEGDKDTAVVVRSESGERIYLPPEDFASAASNDSPYQRSDSPYQSSYDSPYQSVQNDDSPYQSARGTMPREGMVPTRTGYRIRHPEPVTDLRLLR; encoded by the coding sequence ATGACGAACGACGAAACACCCGAGACTGACGAAGACGTCTCCTTTTCTGTGACCATCGAAGACGGGTGGACGACCATCCTGATGGAGGGCGACAAAGACACCGCAGTCGTCGTCCGTTCGGAGTCGGGCGAGCGAATCTACCTCCCGCCAGAAGACTTCGCGTCTGCCGCCTCGAACGACAGCCCGTATCAGCGCTCGGATAGCCCGTATCAGTCGTCGTACGACTCGCCGTACCAGTCGGTCCAGAACGACGACTCACCGTACCAGTCTGCGCGCGGGACGATGCCCCGCGAAGGGATGGTTCCGACCCGAACTGGCTACCGAATTCGACATCCCGAACCGGTGACGGACCTCCGTCTCCTTCGGTAA
- a CDS encoding Single-stranded DNA binding protein — translation MDIDHHAEELASALGVDKEEVKADLQNLLQYSVPLDEAKQSVRRKHGGSSSASDAAPLTKRIGDIGPNDGNVSVTVRVLTVGTRSIVYQGDEQTIREGELADESGVISYTAWQDFGFEPGDSVVIGNAGVREWDGNPELNIGAASTVGVEKETVETPYDDRIGGEANLIDLQAGDRGRVVDVRVLEVESRTISGRNGETTILSGVLADETGRLPFTDWKPRPDVKEGASLRLSDVYVREFRGVPQVNLSEFTTLETLDEPVEVTDSAPRLKIGEAVDAGGMFDVEVLGNVLEVRDGSGLIERCPDCGRVIQNGQCRQHGEVDGEDDMRVKAILDDGTGTLTAILDHDLTTEVYGGTMEDAMAAARDAMDKEVVADEIASKLVGREYRVRGNLSVDEYGANLEADEFEESDDDPADRAMAILTEVGA, via the coding sequence ATGGATATCGACCACCATGCCGAGGAGCTTGCCTCCGCCCTCGGTGTCGACAAAGAGGAGGTCAAAGCAGACCTGCAGAACCTCTTGCAGTACAGCGTCCCACTGGACGAAGCCAAACAGAGCGTCCGCCGAAAACACGGTGGAAGCTCCTCCGCGAGCGACGCCGCCCCGTTGACGAAACGCATCGGCGACATCGGCCCGAACGACGGGAACGTCTCGGTGACGGTTCGTGTGCTCACCGTCGGTACGCGGTCTATCGTCTACCAGGGTGACGAACAGACCATCCGCGAAGGTGAACTCGCCGACGAATCCGGTGTCATCTCCTACACGGCGTGGCAGGACTTCGGCTTCGAACCCGGCGACTCGGTCGTCATCGGGAACGCCGGTGTCCGCGAGTGGGACGGCAATCCCGAACTCAACATCGGCGCGGCCTCGACGGTCGGCGTCGAGAAAGAGACGGTCGAGACGCCCTACGACGACCGAATCGGCGGCGAAGCCAACCTCATCGACCTACAGGCCGGTGACCGTGGCCGCGTCGTCGACGTGCGCGTCCTCGAAGTCGAGTCGCGGACCATCAGTGGTCGCAACGGCGAGACGACGATTCTCTCCGGCGTCCTCGCCGACGAGACGGGCCGTCTCCCGTTCACCGACTGGAAGCCTCGACCGGACGTGAAAGAGGGCGCCAGCCTCCGTCTCTCGGACGTGTACGTCCGTGAGTTCCGCGGCGTTCCGCAGGTCAACCTCTCTGAGTTCACGACGCTCGAAACGCTCGACGAACCGGTCGAAGTGACCGACTCCGCGCCACGCCTCAAGATTGGCGAGGCCGTCGACGCCGGCGGCATGTTCGACGTGGAAGTCCTCGGCAACGTCCTCGAAGTTCGCGATGGGTCCGGCCTCATCGAACGCTGTCCCGACTGTGGCCGTGTCATCCAGAACGGCCAGTGCCGACAGCACGGCGAGGTCGACGGTGAAGACGACATGCGCGTGAAAGCGATTCTCGACGACGGCACCGGCACGCTGACGGCCATCCTCGACCACGACCTCACGACCGAGGTCTACGGCGGAACGATGGAAGATGCGATGGCTGCCGCCCGCGACGCGATGGACAAGGAAGTCGTCGCCGACGAAATCGCGTCGAAACTCGTCGGCCGCG
- a CDS encoding glycosyltransferase family 4 protein, which produces MLGWGFPPNVSGGLDTHVGEMFERLEDRDDVDIELVLPAEYAPDREGITGVPTGEGDIITRIGRLGTTFAERAADADIVHTHDWFGYGPGSRAQSNNEDVEWVTTFHSLSSDRNIDPPQREVETERRIAERCDHLLAVSKLLAGKVKDEYGGDCHVIYNGFSEVETTGRDIKDELGIDGKMLFFVGRHTDQKGISHLVYALEKLDRDDVTLVMGGSGHLTDQLKRFAELLGVEDRIEWAGYIPEEELGDYYSAADLFVSPSLSEPFGITIVEALSVGTRVVATESGAAEVLPEDCVIEVEPDSRSIADGIEYGLSLDGEPEYEPYTWDRVVDETVEFYHQVLEDKDA; this is translated from the coding sequence ATGTTAGGCTGGGGCTTCCCGCCGAACGTCAGTGGTGGACTCGACACACACGTCGGCGAGATGTTCGAGCGACTCGAAGACCGAGACGACGTAGATATCGAACTCGTCTTACCCGCGGAGTACGCCCCCGACCGCGAGGGTATCACCGGCGTCCCGACGGGCGAAGGTGACATCATCACGCGAATCGGTCGACTGGGGACGACGTTCGCCGAACGGGCCGCAGACGCCGACATCGTCCACACGCACGACTGGTTCGGCTACGGTCCGGGCTCTCGCGCACAGTCGAACAACGAGGACGTCGAGTGGGTGACGACGTTCCACTCGCTGTCGTCGGACCGCAACATCGACCCACCGCAGCGCGAAGTCGAGACCGAACGCCGAATCGCCGAGCGGTGTGACCACCTGCTCGCAGTGAGCAAGCTCCTCGCCGGAAAGGTCAAAGATGAGTACGGCGGCGACTGCCACGTCATCTACAACGGGTTTTCGGAGGTCGAGACGACGGGACGTGACATCAAAGACGAACTCGGCATCGACGGAAAGATGCTCTTTTTCGTCGGCCGACACACCGACCAGAAAGGAATCTCTCATCTCGTCTACGCACTGGAGAAACTCGACCGCGACGACGTGACGCTCGTCATGGGCGGGTCGGGCCACCTCACCGACCAGCTCAAGCGGTTCGCCGAACTCCTCGGCGTCGAAGACAGAATCGAGTGGGCGGGCTACATCCCCGAAGAGGAACTCGGCGACTACTACTCCGCTGCGGACCTCTTCGTCTCACCGTCGCTCTCTGAACCGTTCGGCATCACCATCGTGGAAGCACTCTCGGTCGGCACGCGCGTCGTCGCCACCGAGAGCGGCGCGGCGGAGGTCCTCCCAGAAGACTGTGTCATCGAGGTCGAACCGGACTCTCGGTCGATCGCCGACGGTATCGAATACGGCCTGTCGCTCGACGGCGAACCCGAGTACGAACCGTACACGTGGGACCGCGTCGTCGACGAGACAGTCGAGTTCTACCACCAGGTTCTCGAAGACAAAGACGCGTAA